From one Rattus norvegicus strain BN/NHsdMcwi chromosome 7, GRCr8, whole genome shotgun sequence genomic stretch:
- the LOC120093557 gene encoding large ribosomal subunit protein eL31-like — MCSLPCLLGGSRSVKNKEKPFQLGPGRMAPAKKGGEKKKGCSAINEVVTREYTINIHKRIHGVGFKKRAPRTLKEIRKFAMKEMGTPDVHIDTRLNKAIWAKGIRNVPYHIRVRLSRKHNEDEDSPNKLYILVTYMPVTTFKNLQTVNVDEN; from the coding sequence aTGTGTTCCCTACCCTGTCTGCTAGGAGGATCTAGGAGTGttaagaacaaagagaagccTTTCCAACTTGGGCCCGGCAGAATGGCTCCAGCAAAGAAGGGTGGCGAGAAGAAGAAGGGTTGTTCTGCCATCAATGAGGTGGTGACCCGAGAATACACCATCAACATTCACAAGCGCATCCATGGAGTGGGCTTCAAGAAGCGTGCTCCTCGGACACTCAAAGAAATTCGGAAATTTGCCATGAAGGAGATGGGGACTCCAGATGTGCACATAGACACCAGGCTCAATAAAGCCATCTGGGCCAAAGGAATAAGGAATGTTCCGTACCACATCCGAGTACGTTTGTCCAGAAAGCATAATGAGGATGAGGATTCACCAAATAAGCTCTACATACTGGTAACTTACATGCCTGTTACCACATTCAAAAATCTACAGACGGTCAATGTGGATGAGAATTAA